The Limosilactobacillus panis DNA segment GTCGGTGTGGCTTCTGTTTTATTGGGGGTCATATTTTTTATAGGTGGTGTCCAGGCGGATGCTGATACCCCGACCAATAATGGGCAGGCAGCAACTCCGGCAAGAAGTCAGTTAGCAAGTGACCAGCAGGAGAGTGCAACGGTCACAGCCCAACTGATTAACGCCGATGGCTCAATGCGTAGCGCTGATGGGCAGCAGGTGATGGCACATAACGACAATGTTCAAGTGGCGGTCAATTACCAGAACGATCGTTTACCGGCTGGTCAACCGATCACGATTTCTTACAGTAATCCGCGTCAATGGACGGTTGTTGACTGGGAAGGCGGCGTTAGCAAGCAACTAAGCAATAACCTGACTGCCACAAACAATGGTAATGGTACCTTTACAGTTAAGTCGAATGTGGACAAGAATTTGGATATCAATTTTGATCTGCACTTTGCCCTGCAATATGCTGGTGATGTAGGGAGCAATACATCTACGTCACTGGTCATCGCAACAAAGCGGGGGACAAAACCGTTAATACTGAGACGGTCAAGCCGATTATTATCCCCTATGAGGACAATGTTGTCTCCAATGAAATTGCCCATGGTTGGGCAGCCAAGGATGTTCATAAAGTAAAGACTAACTTTGATAATACCCAAAATATCCTTAATGGCACGAAAGCAACGACGGGCAAGGAAGCTGACGACCGTGAAGTAATGCAGTACATGATCGAATGGAACTACGGGAAGGCGGGCAATACTCGTGGTACGACCCTAAGCCCTCTGCAGACCGCAGACTTTACGGCTTATCTTTCAAAGGGCCAGATGATGCTGCCGGATACCATTAAGGTCTTCCGGGTCTACCAGCCTAAT contains these protein-coding regions:
- a CDS encoding YSIRK-type signal peptide-containing protein (The YSIRK form of extended signal peptide directs nascent proteins to the cross-wall site, while signal peptides lacking YSIRK direct proteins instead to the cell pole. A large fraction of YSIRK proteins are surface proteins anchored by sortase-mediated processing of a C-terminal LPXTG motif.) translates to MSKNNQNEYMKRMRPQRQRFALRKLTVGVASVLLGVIFFIGGVQADADTPTNNGQAATPARSQLASDQQESATVTAQLINADGSMRSADGQQVMAHNDNVQVAVNYQNDRLPAGQPITISYSNPRQWTVVDWEGGVSKQLSNNLTATNNGNGTFTVKSNVDKNLDINFDLHFALQYAGDVGSNTSTSLVIATKRGTKPLILRRSSRLLSPMRTMLSPMKLPMVGQPRMFIK